The Fictibacillus arsenicus genome contains a region encoding:
- a CDS encoding C39 family peptidase — protein sequence MKRILLLLVVVFLMGMGYAAYEQRNVEKQYTESQDDAAAAMKVAKAKNEVKITGVPKIMQKPELDRGCEVTSLAMLLQHAGVEVDKMELAEKVKKDTTPYKNESGTYHYGNPNDGFVGDIYTFDNMGYGVYHEPVADLAEDYLPGKIRDLSGGSFEEAVLKPLSGGRPVWIIINAKYQKLPESEFRTWNTPSGQVQITWSEHSVVVTGYDEDYVYFNDPLGVAEKAERGGFEEAWMQMGSQAITYK from the coding sequence ATGAAAAGAATCCTTCTACTACTAGTTGTCGTTTTTTTGATGGGTATGGGTTACGCTGCATATGAACAAAGAAATGTTGAAAAGCAATATACAGAGAGTCAAGATGATGCAGCTGCTGCAATGAAAGTCGCTAAAGCAAAAAACGAAGTAAAGATAACAGGAGTGCCAAAGATTATGCAGAAACCTGAGCTTGATCGAGGCTGTGAAGTAACATCCCTTGCGATGCTCTTACAGCATGCGGGTGTTGAGGTCGATAAAATGGAGCTTGCTGAGAAAGTGAAGAAAGATACAACTCCATATAAAAATGAGAGTGGTACATATCATTATGGTAATCCGAATGATGGATTTGTTGGTGATATCTATACCTTTGATAACATGGGGTATGGTGTGTATCACGAGCCTGTCGCGGATTTGGCTGAAGACTATTTACCCGGTAAGATCCGCGATTTAAGCGGTGGGTCTTTTGAAGAAGCTGTCTTGAAGCCATTGTCTGGTGGGAGACCAGTTTGGATCATCATAAACGCAAAATATCAGAAGCTGCCTGAATCAGAATTTCGTACGTGGAACACGCCTAGTGGACAAGTACAGATCACATGGAGTGAGCACTCTGTTGTTGTAACGGGGTATGATGAAGATTATGTGTATTTCAACGATCCGCTTGGAGTGGCAGAGAAAGCTGAGCGTGGAGGATTCGAGGAAGCGTGGATGCAGATGGGGTCTCAGGCGATAACATATAAGTAA
- a CDS encoding copper amine oxidase N-terminal domain-containing protein, whose protein sequence is MFKKYFTLFFAVALIASLISVSNAKAAAAKPIEVYMEGGQINFETVPIIKNNRTFVEMRPIFAEAGIKLYWDQSTQTVTGKKDNTTIKLTLGSKTAYINGKAVQLDAAPFAKNNYTFVPLRFVGEATGYKVDWRSSFNLIHIHEGKEFIEDRAFTKEHLTPELLETLREGKFPDFPVTWEDGVGVLLDTAGTPKIFRPGIPETEAFEQWMYGDYWFKLKSNPRSIRSIIVEPTRATFTVDEVLNALGPAENIYVDDYSGDTIHAYYEGSYMYEFRSNDEGKVVSISLQPWSIY, encoded by the coding sequence ATGTTTAAGAAATATTTTACGCTATTTTTTGCGGTTGCTTTAATCGCCAGTTTGATTTCAGTATCTAATGCCAAAGCTGCAGCTGCTAAACCTATTGAAGTATATATGGAAGGCGGACAAATTAACTTTGAGACCGTACCAATTATTAAAAACAACCGTACTTTTGTTGAGATGAGGCCAATCTTTGCTGAAGCTGGTATTAAATTGTACTGGGATCAGAGCACTCAAACGGTAACGGGTAAAAAGGATAATACGACGATTAAATTAACGCTTGGGAGCAAAACTGCTTATATTAACGGAAAAGCTGTTCAGTTGGATGCAGCACCTTTTGCTAAAAACAATTACACGTTTGTACCGCTTCGATTTGTTGGAGAAGCGACAGGTTATAAAGTCGATTGGCGCAGCTCGTTTAATCTTATCCACATCCATGAAGGAAAAGAGTTTATTGAAGACCGTGCATTTACAAAAGAACATTTAACGCCTGAGTTGCTTGAGACGTTAAGAGAAGGAAAATTCCCAGACTTCCCGGTGACATGGGAAGACGGTGTGGGAGTTCTTTTAGACACTGCAGGTACTCCAAAGATTTTCAGGCCGGGAATCCCTGAAACAGAAGCATTCGAACAATGGATGTATGGGGATTATTGGTTCAAACTAAAATCTAATCCTAGAAGTATTAGATCCATTATCGTCGAACCAACTCGTGCAACATTTACAGTTGATGAAGTATTAAATGCACTCGGTCCTGCAGAAAACATTTATGTGGATGATTACTCTGGTGATACAATTCATGCCTATTATGAAGGTTCCTATATGTATGAGTTTAGATCAAATGATGAAGGTAAAGTTGTTTCTATTAGCTTACAACCATGGAGTATTTATTAA
- a CDS encoding VanZ family protein translates to MRLYKVYHWIPVLLIIIGVFYSSSQPYQKQDIRPEISKYVNLEKVEKNYQDVKINYAGSEVSVEKKGAANFIEFFIRKGAHFTVFFALGFFAFRALRIYGSTTIKSAVLAFLLVAGYAAFDETHQNFTENRTPHVEDVVIDIAGGITAIALASFIYRNRPVKKKTSFRNV, encoded by the coding sequence ATGAGGTTATATAAAGTTTATCACTGGATTCCAGTACTTTTAATTATAATAGGGGTGTTTTATTCATCCTCACAGCCCTATCAAAAGCAAGACATACGGCCAGAAATCAGTAAATATGTGAATCTTGAAAAAGTAGAAAAAAACTATCAAGATGTAAAAATAAATTATGCCGGATCTGAAGTTAGCGTTGAAAAGAAGGGTGCAGCGAATTTTATTGAGTTCTTTATTCGTAAAGGTGCTCACTTTACCGTGTTCTTTGCTCTAGGATTCTTCGCGTTCCGTGCCTTGCGTATATACGGAAGTACTACCATTAAATCAGCTGTTTTGGCATTTCTGTTGGTAGCGGGATACGCTGCATTCGATGAGACGCATCAAAACTTTACCGAGAACCGCACACCGCATGTTGAAGATGTCGTGATTGATATTGCAGGCGGCATAACGGCAATCGCACTTGCCAGTTTCATATACCGCAACCGACCAGTTAAAAAGAAAACCAGCTTTCGGAATGTGTAA
- a CDS encoding DUF2584 family protein, which yields MNMPFTMHTCILTNGSEKRIEGNTFKLEIEGYHLYVLNNLQTVQKTEKSQPAGKAKVTEITWRENKTQITYELVDLHNVN from the coding sequence ATGAACATGCCTTTTACGATGCATACATGTATTTTAACGAACGGTTCTGAAAAAAGAATAGAAGGGAACACTTTTAAATTAGAGATAGAAGGCTACCATCTCTATGTGCTCAACAACCTTCAAACCGTACAAAAAACTGAAAAATCACAGCCGGCTGGTAAGGCAAAAGTAACCGAAATTACATGGAGAGAAAACAAAACTCAGATTACATATGAACTAGTTGATCTGCATAATGTGAATTAA
- a CDS encoding 5'-nucleotidase C-terminal domain-containing protein, translating to MSKKPFSKVSRTMLATTMALSVLAAPITWKDVVNAEEPIKFTDVKQSHWANKVIHELANEGLVAGIGGNKFGPELELTRAQFIVIITRALDLPATEEKTPFTDVPAWAANDIANAYAAGLVKGTTETKLDPNKTLTREEMITMLVRAYEHHLGAKVESTETPEYKDMNQVSSWAKEVVSVAVEHGLINGKTETTLAPKDITVRAEGASVIHNLLKSSLVSVQLLGINDFHGQINTYKKVGDKMAGGAEYLAAYLRQHEAENPENTLKVSAGDSVGASAPASALLQDEPTIDIMNTLGFNVSTLGNHEFDEGVDEMLRLIFGGEHETTGDFAGADFPYVAANVIEDETGEPLLDPYVVYEVGGVEVGFIGVVTTETPSIVIPSGVEGVSFTDEVEAINKYAAELKDQGVESIVVLSHNPAESNVDGTNARGEVIEMANTVDDEVDVIYAGHNHKYTNTLVDNKLIVQSFSSGTAFSDIDLLINKKTGDIVKKSAEIITTFHEGMTPDAEIKAMVDATYDQVKDKLNEVIGTAAIEITKDLNENGESLMGNLIADSMIAQTETDFAFMNPGGVRASVDAGEITWEELFTVQPFGNDLVTMELTGQQVIDLLNQQWATGTAKILQVSGLTFTYTSTTGEDGKVTGEVKEVKLKDGTPIDVDATYTATVNNFMATGGDGYTVLKSGANPTVNITDLDALIKYVKAAETVEPKIEGRITKE from the coding sequence ATGTCGAAAAAACCATTTTCAAAAGTTAGCCGTACAATGTTAGCCACTACGATGGCTCTTTCTGTATTAGCTGCACCGATCACTTGGAAAGATGTAGTGAATGCAGAAGAACCAATTAAATTTACAGATGTGAAACAATCCCATTGGGCAAACAAAGTCATCCATGAATTAGCAAATGAAGGATTAGTTGCAGGTATAGGCGGTAACAAATTTGGTCCAGAGCTTGAATTGACGCGTGCTCAATTTATCGTAATCATTACGCGTGCATTGGATCTGCCAGCAACGGAAGAAAAGACACCATTTACAGATGTTCCGGCTTGGGCTGCAAATGACATTGCAAACGCTTATGCTGCAGGTCTTGTTAAAGGAACAACTGAGACGAAGCTTGATCCTAATAAAACATTAACGCGTGAAGAAATGATCACAATGCTTGTTAGAGCATATGAGCATCACTTAGGTGCAAAAGTAGAATCTACGGAAACACCTGAGTATAAAGATATGAATCAAGTAAGTTCTTGGGCGAAAGAAGTAGTAAGTGTTGCTGTTGAACATGGCTTGATCAACGGAAAAACGGAAACGACTCTAGCTCCTAAAGATATTACAGTACGTGCAGAAGGTGCATCTGTTATTCATAACTTGCTTAAGAGTTCATTAGTTTCAGTTCAGCTATTAGGAATCAATGATTTCCACGGTCAGATCAACACATATAAAAAAGTTGGAGATAAGATGGCGGGTGGAGCTGAATACCTAGCGGCTTATTTAAGACAGCATGAAGCAGAAAACCCGGAGAATACATTAAAAGTTTCTGCAGGTGATTCTGTAGGGGCGAGTGCGCCAGCATCAGCTCTTCTTCAGGACGAGCCTACTATTGATATTATGAATACACTAGGCTTTAACGTTAGTACTTTAGGGAACCACGAGTTTGATGAAGGTGTAGACGAGATGCTTCGCCTTATCTTCGGTGGAGAGCATGAAACAACTGGTGACTTTGCTGGAGCAGACTTCCCATATGTGGCAGCTAACGTTATTGAAGACGAAACGGGTGAACCGCTTCTTGATCCTTACGTAGTTTACGAAGTAGGCGGAGTAGAAGTTGGATTTATCGGTGTTGTTACAACTGAAACACCAAGCATCGTTATTCCGAGCGGTGTTGAAGGAGTAAGCTTTACGGATGAAGTGGAAGCAATCAATAAATATGCAGCTGAGCTGAAAGATCAAGGTGTTGAATCCATTGTTGTTCTTTCTCACAACCCTGCCGAGTCTAATGTTGATGGAACAAACGCTAGAGGCGAAGTCATTGAAATGGCGAATACCGTTGATGATGAAGTTGACGTGATTTACGCAGGACACAACCATAAGTACACAAATACATTAGTAGATAATAAATTGATCGTGCAGTCTTTCTCTTCTGGAACTGCATTCTCTGATATCGACTTGTTAATCAACAAGAAAACAGGAGATATTGTGAAAAAATCAGCAGAGATCATTACTACGTTCCATGAGGGCATGACACCAGATGCAGAAATTAAAGCAATGGTAGATGCTACTTACGATCAAGTAAAAGATAAACTAAACGAAGTGATCGGAACAGCTGCTATTGAAATCACAAAAGATCTAAATGAAAACGGCGAAAGCTTGATGGGTAATCTGATCGCAGATTCTATGATTGCACAAACAGAAACTGATTTTGCATTCATGAACCCAGGCGGAGTTCGTGCAAGTGTTGATGCAGGCGAAATTACTTGGGAAGAGCTATTCACAGTTCAGCCATTTGGTAATGACCTCGTAACGATGGAATTAACAGGTCAACAAGTTATCGACTTATTAAACCAACAATGGGCAACAGGAACGGCTAAAATCCTTCAAGTTTCTGGATTAACGTTCACGTATACTTCTACAACGGGTGAAGATGGAAAAGTTACTGGTGAAGTGAAAGAAGTTAAGCTTAAAGACGGTACACCAATCGATGTAGATGCGACGTACACAGCGACAGTTAACAACTTTATGGCTACTGGTGGAGACGGCTACACTGTTCTTAAGAGCGGGGCTAACCCAACAGTAAACATTACTGACTTAGATGCATTAATTAAGTACGTAAAAGCTGCAGAGACAGTAGAACCTAAAATCGAAGGCCGCATCACAAAAGAATAG
- a CDS encoding MBOAT family O-acyltransferase: MVFSNLVFLFMFLPIVLAAYFLLPRMFKNFILLLASLIFYAWGEPKYVILMLVSIVMNYIFGLMVHKFRNQIGYKKMTVALAVIANIGLLGYYKYSNFLIENMNSLFDLNIANEPLPLPIGISFFTFQAMSYVIDVYRRDAAVQSNIFDLALYIALFPQLVAGPIVRYNTVADEIKKRVHSLELFSEGVRRFIIGLSKKVLIANPMGELADTLFAMNPGDMSSGTAWLGILAYTLQIYFDFSGYSDMAIGLGKMFGFNFLENFNFPYISRSIAEFWRRWHISLGSWFRDYVYIPLGGNRKGPWTTYRNLLIVWTITGFWHGASWTFMAWGFYYGVIISLERLGLSKILEKLWRPLQHVYVLLIVMIGWVFFRSDSFDYSFNYIQTLFGFNGTQALDNATFLYMNDYGYVFVLGVIFSMPVMDWLKKLLYRENSFMGRYAVPIASPVVYMGLLLLVTMFLVNSTYNPFIYFRF, translated from the coding sequence ATGGTTTTTAGTAATTTAGTTTTTTTATTCATGTTTCTACCTATTGTTCTAGCAGCCTACTTTTTGCTGCCAAGAATGTTTAAGAACTTTATATTATTGCTCGCAAGTTTAATTTTTTACGCATGGGGTGAGCCGAAATATGTCATCCTGATGCTCGTTTCAATCGTCATGAACTATATATTTGGTCTGATGGTACATAAGTTCCGAAACCAGATCGGTTATAAAAAAATGACCGTTGCATTGGCTGTTATCGCCAATATCGGTTTATTGGGTTATTACAAATACAGCAACTTCCTGATTGAAAATATGAACAGCCTCTTCGATTTAAATATCGCGAACGAACCTCTACCGTTGCCGATCGGGATCTCTTTTTTCACATTCCAAGCGATGAGTTATGTAATCGATGTTTATCGCCGTGATGCAGCGGTTCAGTCCAATATTTTTGATCTTGCACTTTATATCGCGCTGTTCCCGCAGCTCGTTGCCGGTCCTATTGTTCGTTACAACACGGTTGCTGATGAGATCAAGAAACGTGTTCACAGCTTAGAGCTTTTTTCAGAAGGTGTTCGCCGATTTATCATCGGACTTTCCAAAAAGGTATTGATCGCTAACCCAATGGGTGAACTGGCAGATACTCTTTTTGCAATGAATCCGGGTGATATGAGTTCAGGTACGGCATGGCTTGGAATTCTGGCGTATACCCTACAGATTTACTTTGATTTTTCCGGTTACAGTGATATGGCGATCGGACTTGGTAAAATGTTTGGATTTAACTTCTTAGAGAACTTTAACTTCCCTTACATTTCACGCAGTATCGCAGAATTCTGGAGAAGATGGCACATCTCACTTGGAAGCTGGTTCCGTGACTATGTGTACATCCCGCTTGGCGGAAACCGTAAAGGACCTTGGACGACATACAGAAACCTGCTTATCGTTTGGACAATCACCGGTTTTTGGCATGGCGCAAGCTGGACGTTTATGGCGTGGGGCTTTTATTACGGAGTGATAATTAGTTTAGAACGCCTTGGCTTGAGTAAGATATTAGAAAAATTATGGCGACCGCTGCAGCACGTATACGTATTGCTGATCGTTATGATTGGATGGGTCTTTTTCCGTTCAGACAGCTTTGATTATTCGTTTAACTACATTCAGACGCTGTTTGGGTTCAACGGAACACAAGCGCTTGATAATGCAACATTCCTTTACATGAATGATTACGGCTATGTGTTTGTGTTAGGTGTTATCTTCAGCATGCCAGTTATGGATTGGCTTAAGAAGTTGTTATACCGAGAAAATAGTTTCATGGGCAGATATGCCGTTCCAATCGCCAGTCCTGTTGTTTATATGGGATTGCTTTTACTCGTAACGATGTTCCTAGTGAACTCAACATATAATCCATTTATCTATTTTAGATTCTAG
- a CDS encoding alginate O-acetyltransferase AlgX-related protein, which produces MKTVSNIVLSVCFLAFVFGMGIFMEYTPDREQSYYENRVLATEPEMKLDKLADGSFVKEYESYFTDQFIERDEWIKMYLNWQKMTDQTYIYKYFITDDRWVFPQPVSEFSKGSFDKSIASMKEFNEYTAKKGVELFYFSLPDRKNVFDVPYPSYAAMNLTETNKDYVLSRFPQEPMHVVDLSKPFREKFDQEQLKDLYFVSDHHWNMSGAYEGYKLIRESLAKQSEHYTDGVIDEELYKKTCYDHKKFMGGYNKQLYGMIDLDREKICHIESNEYDLSTFELYLGPVAKETKTTWDKIYGKGLSAEGELVDYGTVFTGDMREFNVINPAKKDEGKKLLILKDSYANPLTQLMSQHYYQTTFYDIRYNQDRSVVDYMEKHDFDTVVILYNNGTLFSTMYDFDLSDKKEREEQEKKNKKNDDEVVY; this is translated from the coding sequence ATGAAAACTGTTAGTAATATCGTTCTGTCTGTGTGTTTCTTAGCCTTCGTGTTCGGCATGGGCATCTTTATGGAATACACACCTGACCGTGAACAATCGTATTATGAAAACCGGGTTCTGGCGACGGAACCAGAGATGAAACTTGATAAATTAGCCGACGGTTCATTCGTAAAAGAATATGAAAGCTATTTTACCGATCAGTTCATTGAACGTGATGAATGGATCAAGATGTATCTAAACTGGCAGAAGATGACCGACCAGACTTACATCTATAAATATTTCATTACGGATGACCGCTGGGTATTCCCTCAGCCTGTATCTGAATTCTCGAAAGGAAGCTTTGATAAATCCATCGCATCGATGAAGGAATTCAACGAGTACACAGCAAAAAAAGGCGTTGAGCTGTTCTACTTCTCGCTGCCTGACCGGAAAAACGTATTTGACGTTCCGTATCCATCGTATGCGGCGATGAACTTGACTGAAACGAACAAAGATTATGTTTTGTCACGTTTTCCGCAAGAACCGATGCATGTCGTGGATCTGTCTAAGCCTTTCCGTGAAAAGTTCGATCAAGAACAATTGAAAGATCTTTATTTTGTATCGGATCACCATTGGAACATGTCAGGTGCTTATGAAGGGTACAAGCTTATCCGCGAATCGCTGGCTAAACAATCGGAACACTATACAGATGGTGTGATCGATGAAGAGCTGTACAAGAAAACCTGCTATGACCACAAAAAGTTCATGGGCGGCTACAATAAGCAGCTGTATGGCATGATTGATCTGGATCGTGAAAAGATCTGCCATATTGAGTCTAATGAATATGACCTTTCAACATTTGAACTTTATCTTGGTCCAGTTGCAAAGGAAACAAAAACAACGTGGGATAAGATCTACGGTAAGGGACTTTCTGCAGAAGGTGAACTCGTGGATTATGGTACTGTTTTTACTGGAGATATGCGTGAATTTAACGTTATCAATCCAGCTAAAAAGGACGAAGGCAAGAAGCTGCTGATACTGAAGGATTCTTATGCGAACCCGTTAACTCAGCTTATGAGCCAGCATTATTATCAAACCACTTTCTACGATATTCGTTATAACCAGGACCGGTCCGTTGTAGATTATATGGAGAAGCACGATTTTGACACAGTTGTTATCCTCTACAATAACGGAACTCTTTTCTCTACCATGTATGACTTTGATCTCTCTGATAAAAAAGAACGAGAAGAGCAAGAGAAGAAAAATAAGAAGAATGATGATGAAGTCGTTTATTGA
- a CDS encoding NUDIX hydrolase, with product MGYIHDLRKLVGTKPIIMVGANVILLNEKNEVLMQLRTDNHTWGLAGGAIEPGERLEEAAKRELHEETGLIAKQLTFFNIFSGEEFYYKYPHGDEVYNVITSYICREYEGDLKVDEHEVQSLQFFPLNELPSNINPVEIPIIQEFLSSQKELQTK from the coding sequence ATGGGATATATCCATGATTTACGAAAACTAGTAGGTACAAAGCCGATCATCATGGTCGGAGCAAATGTAATTTTGCTTAACGAAAAAAATGAAGTTCTTATGCAACTAAGAACAGACAATCATACGTGGGGATTAGCTGGTGGCGCTATAGAGCCAGGTGAACGCTTAGAGGAAGCTGCCAAAAGAGAGCTTCATGAAGAAACGGGTCTAATCGCAAAGCAGCTCACTTTTTTCAACATCTTTTCCGGAGAAGAGTTTTATTATAAATATCCTCATGGAGACGAAGTGTACAATGTCATTACATCTTATATATGCAGGGAATACGAAGGGGACCTGAAAGTGGATGAGCACGAGGTTCAATCTCTTCAATTCTTTCCGCTTAACGAACTTCCATCTAACATTAATCCAGTAGAAATTCCTATCATCCAGGAATTTCTCTCCTCACAAAAAGAGCTGCAAACAAAATAA
- a CDS encoding stalk domain-containing protein, with amino-acid sequence MKKRLMLSGAALVLLLSIFAKPASAGEFPRQKLISSKFFNESQMMIVEANGWETKYAKLSTYEKVNGVWMKVFGDMPAMIGYNGFAQVMKEGGGASPTGIYNMGLGFGWAAKPADSKYPYRQTTSYDYWVDDVTSPEYNKWIYFSGNPYSRWKSFERMNHPLYKYGAVIKYNENPIVAGKGSAIFLHMWKSSTSATAGCVAVSEANMKTLLTWMDSKKKPLIVMGPTSEIDSYLYARNEKLHEIDVMVNGVMQNYDQPAVAIDGRTLSPLRGIGETLGAKVEWDAATETVKAELDGTTVEFKYLSNVVKINGVNKAIDTAPISINNRIVVPLRFLSEAFGADVKWDSSKNAVVINK; translated from the coding sequence ATGAAAAAAAGATTGATGTTGAGTGGAGCAGCTTTAGTATTATTGCTGAGCATTTTTGCTAAACCAGCTTCTGCTGGGGAATTTCCACGGCAAAAACTCATATCCAGCAAGTTTTTTAACGAATCTCAGATGATGATTGTGGAAGCAAACGGCTGGGAAACAAAATACGCAAAACTATCAACATACGAAAAAGTGAACGGAGTCTGGATGAAGGTGTTTGGCGATATGCCAGCGATGATTGGGTATAACGGATTTGCCCAAGTCATGAAAGAAGGCGGCGGTGCTTCTCCGACTGGAATCTATAACATGGGGCTTGGATTTGGCTGGGCAGCGAAACCAGCTGACAGCAAATATCCCTACCGTCAAACCACCTCCTATGATTATTGGGTGGATGATGTAACTTCACCTGAATACAACAAGTGGATTTATTTTAGCGGGAATCCTTACTCTCGCTGGAAGTCATTTGAGAGAATGAATCATCCATTGTACAAGTATGGTGCTGTTATTAAATACAATGAAAACCCGATTGTGGCTGGGAAAGGAAGCGCGATATTTCTGCATATGTGGAAAAGCTCTACTTCAGCTACAGCTGGATGTGTGGCCGTTTCAGAGGCAAACATGAAAACGTTGCTTACATGGATGGATTCAAAGAAAAAACCTTTGATCGTAATGGGACCTACATCTGAGATTGATAGTTATTTATATGCTAGAAATGAAAAGCTGCATGAGATTGATGTGATGGTGAATGGAGTTATGCAAAATTATGATCAGCCAGCTGTTGCCATCGACGGTAGAACACTGTCTCCGTTAAGAGGAATCGGTGAAACATTAGGTGCAAAAGTAGAATGGGATGCTGCGACTGAAACAGTTAAAGCAGAGCTGGATGGAACAACGGTAGAGTTTAAATATCTATCAAATGTCGTCAAAATAAATGGAGTAAACAAGGCGATTGATACAGCACCAATCAGCATCAATAACCGCATCGTCGTTCCGCTTCGATTCCTGTCAGAAGCTTTCGGTGCCGATGTGAAGTGGGATTCAAGTAAGAATGCAGTGGTGATAAATAAATAG
- the wecB gene encoding non-hydrolyzing UDP-N-acetylglucosamine 2-epimerase: MAEKVKVMTIFGTRPEAIKMAPLVLELEKYNEQIESVVTVTAQHREMLDQVLEIFGVTPDHDLNIMKDRQSLIEVTTRALQGLDKIMQDEKPDVVLVHGDTTTTFVASLAALYNKIAVGHVEAGLRTWNKYSPYPEEMNRQLTGVISDLNFAPTDTAAKNLMNENKPSDSIYVTGNTAIDALKTTVKDNYSHEVLEKLGDDRLILLTAHRRENLGDPMRNMFRAIKRLVNEHEDVQVVYPVHLNPAVREVADEILKGDSRIHLIEPLGVVDFHNFASRAHIILTDSGGVQEEAPSLGVPVLVLRDTTERPEGIEAGTLKLAGTDEETIYGLAKELLTDDAAYESMSKASNPYGDGEASRRIVEAILHYFGKSTERPDTFRVL, translated from the coding sequence ATGGCTGAAAAAGTAAAAGTAATGACAATCTTCGGTACAAGACCGGAAGCGATTAAGATGGCACCACTTGTATTGGAGTTAGAAAAATATAATGAACAGATTGAATCCGTTGTAACTGTAACGGCTCAGCACCGTGAAATGCTGGATCAAGTTTTAGAGATTTTTGGTGTGACACCAGACCATGATTTAAATATCATGAAGGATCGTCAATCTTTGATTGAAGTGACGACTCGTGCACTTCAAGGGTTAGATAAAATCATGCAGGATGAGAAGCCTGACGTTGTCCTAGTTCATGGCGACACGACAACTACATTTGTTGCGAGCCTTGCTGCACTTTATAACAAAATTGCAGTTGGACACGTTGAAGCAGGACTTCGTACGTGGAATAAATATTCTCCGTATCCGGAAGAAATGAACCGTCAGCTGACTGGTGTTATTTCAGACTTGAACTTTGCACCGACTGATACAGCGGCTAAAAACTTGATGAACGAAAATAAGCCAAGTGACAGCATTTATGTAACAGGGAATACCGCAATTGATGCATTAAAAACGACTGTAAAAGATAATTACTCTCATGAAGTTCTTGAGAAGTTAGGTGACGACAGATTAATTCTGTTAACCGCTCACCGTCGTGAAAACTTGGGTGATCCGATGCGTAACATGTTCCGTGCAATCAAGCGGTTAGTTAACGAACATGAAGATGTACAAGTGGTATATCCTGTACACTTAAATCCTGCAGTGCGTGAAGTAGCAGACGAAATCCTAAAAGGTGACAGCCGCATTCATTTAATCGAGCCTCTCGGAGTTGTAGATTTCCATAACTTCGCATCTCGTGCTCACATCATTCTAACGGACAGCGGCGGTGTTCAAGAAGAAGCACCATCACTAGGTGTTCCGGTTCTTGTGCTTCGTGACACAACGGAGCGTCCAGAAGGAATCGAAGCCGGTACATTAAAGCTTGCTGGAACAGATGAAGAAACGATTTACGGACTAGCGAAGGAACTGCTTACGGACGACGCAGCATATGAATCGATGTCTAAAGCATCTAACCCATACGGTGATGGAGAAGCAAGCCGTAGAATTGTAGAAGCAATCCTGCATTACTTCGGTAAATCAACAGAGCGTCCAGATACTTTCCGCGTTCTATAG